One genomic region from Leptolyngbyaceae cyanobacterium JSC-12 encodes:
- a CDS encoding hypothetical protein (IMG reference gene:2510094436): MKSSVLPSALLSCTVFSGLTAPLAILGPNSINIEFQRENIFAGRLKDIATPYLGIAGLMSLGAGAVTLSVAEWRRSARKSVRVESQLAELQKELKEKAVQIDELRLSESYLATSGLKSFLEPEAKPPTPSQEKPVPAFHSLAQPPLKHSSHISNQEQPTPKPHPTIQQQPPKRSLPVEQTLQAPSFRGVVETTAVEIPKSRLAIERGHEPAESPTEVILSRVNQLQHQLKQMQAHIEALQNSLHTSTQPAEPANFHNSEIARLHQRLQLLELDWMRHQTAS; the protein is encoded by the coding sequence ATGAAGAGTTCCGTCTTACCATCAGCTCTGCTGTCTTGTACTGTTTTCTCCGGTTTAACTGCGCCTCTAGCAATTCTTGGTCCCAATTCAATCAACATTGAATTTCAACGGGAGAATATTTTTGCCGGTCGCCTTAAAGACATTGCAACTCCCTATCTTGGGATTGCTGGTTTGATGAGTTTGGGTGCTGGTGCTGTTACGTTGTCCGTTGCTGAATGGCGGCGTTCTGCCCGTAAGTCCGTTCGCGTTGAATCACAACTGGCTGAACTTCAAAAGGAGTTGAAGGAAAAAGCCGTCCAAATTGATGAGTTACGCCTGTCAGAGTCATACTTGGCTACAAGTGGATTGAAGTCCTTCCTGGAACCAGAGGCAAAACCGCCTACTCCTAGTCAGGAAAAGCCTGTTCCAGCTTTTCATTCCTTAGCACAGCCACCCCTTAAACACAGTTCACATATCTCAAATCAAGAGCAGCCTACTCCAAAGCCACATCCTACCATCCAGCAACAACCTCCTAAAAGAAGTCTGCCTGTTGAACAAACACTGCAAGCCCCATCTTTTCGAGGGGTGGTTGAAACTACAGCCGTTGAGATCCCTAAGTCCCGTTTAGCGATTGAGCGCGGACATGAACCCGCTGAAAGCCCTACGGAAGTGATATTATCACGAGTGAATCAACTGCAACATCAGCTTAAGCAGATGCAGGCTCACATTGAAGCGTTACAAAATTCATTGCACACTTCAACCCAGCCTGCTGAACCAGCCAATTTTCATAATTCGGAAATTGCGCGTTTACATCAACGGCTGCAACTGCTGGAGCTAGATTGGATGCGTCATCAAACTGCCTCCTAA
- a CDS encoding hypothetical protein (IMG reference gene:2510094437), whose translation MKLLLKTAIMPMPRLTSRTYSYSKKTVSLTGLTLPGFTLLLGLVAACTQSQSTSVDLSLTIKPSGRPGVYVASGTTNLPDHSRIVISGIRYLQPLTDSTPLRPSDANYAILDREIAEVNQGQWQTTLTLWQVASDGRYQENWQQHQTSLGLPFKSSGQVVFTATFEPENQPTSVNQQVQQRDLQSPLLRFTENGQPYLQASQTLPVSLPSGKTTPPAVTMLDQNDSWRNRSTANTTRAKVSVGVPPKEKQVDAPLSSESRFR comes from the coding sequence ATGAAGCTGCTACTCAAGACTGCGATCATGCCAATGCCTCGATTGACATCTCGAACCTATTCATACTCAAAAAAGACTGTATCCTTGACTGGACTTACCCTTCCTGGCTTTACTCTTCTGTTAGGGCTGGTAGCAGCCTGCACCCAGTCTCAATCAACCTCGGTAGATCTTTCCCTGACTATCAAACCATCTGGACGACCAGGAGTATACGTGGCATCGGGAACAACAAATCTGCCGGATCACAGTCGTATCGTAATCTCAGGAATCCGGTATCTGCAACCCCTAACCGATTCTACCCCCCTTCGACCCAGTGATGCCAACTATGCCATTTTGGATCGTGAAATTGCCGAAGTGAATCAAGGTCAATGGCAAACCACTCTAACGCTTTGGCAAGTTGCTTCTGATGGACGATATCAGGAGAACTGGCAACAGCACCAAACAAGCTTAGGATTGCCATTCAAATCATCTGGGCAAGTGGTGTTTACAGCCACCTTTGAGCCAGAGAACCAACCCACCAGCGTGAATCAGCAAGTTCAGCAGCGAGACTTACAAAGTCCGCTGTTGCGGTTTACCGAAAATGGCCAACCTTACTTGCAGGCGAGTCAAACGTTACCCGTGAGTTTGCCTTCTGGTAAAACGACTCCCCCCGCAGTCACAATGCTTGACCAGAATGATAGTTGGAGAAATCGCTCAACAGCGAACACGACGCGCGCTAAGGTGTCTGTTGGAGTACCACCGAAAGAAAAGCAAGTGGATGCACCGCTTTCTTCTGAATCACGTTTCCGCTAA
- a CDS encoding acyl-CoA dehydrogenase (IMG reference gene:2510094435~PFAM: Acyl-CoA dehydrogenase, C-terminal domain; Acyl-CoA dehydrogenase, middle domain; Domain of unknown function (DUF1974); Acyl-CoA dehydrogenase, N-terminal domain): MPPSLILLILLTLLTLALLILFIPWLRQRLLTVWIVKAIKAMKLMPTISDTERAAIEAGTVWIEGEFFTGNPNFQRILNEPYPQVSAELQAFLDGPVEKVCQMASDWEIYQRKDLPPEVWDYLKQERFFGMMIPQEYGGLGFSNLAYSAVMVKLASRSFTHVATVGVTNSLGPAKLLLRYGTPEQKAHYLPKLARGEEIPCFALTEPTAGSDAASLTSHGEVFRGKDGKLYLRLHWKKRYITLGAIATLLGLAFRLHDPENLLGKGQDVGITCVLVPTNTPGVVINQRHDPMGVPFYNSPTEGHDVILPIEQIIGGIEQAGQGWKMLMQSLAAGRGISFPATCTGVAKLVARVTGAYSVVRQQFGLSIGRFEGIEEPLARIGGLAYLIDAVRLYTCGAVDNGQQPAVASAIAKYTTTELSRKLINDGMDILGGAGICRGPRNLLANIYTATPISITVEGANILTRTLMIFGQGAIRCHPYIYKEIQALNENNLVEFDRVFWQHVGSFIHNTIRAIVLSVTRGFFVRSPIHNFTARYYRKLTWASATFAWLTDIALICFGGSLKRREKLTGRFADILSWLYLGTATLRRFEAEGQQLEDRVFVDWVMQYALAQIQIAFEGIFNNLSVPVLGTLLRGPLLTYWRLNPIGTLPSDYLGSQVAHSLQKPGQVRDRLTTGIHIPNDQTQALGRLEHALNLVSQAEPILQTIKTAIRTGKLPVRETIHQLEVAHQMGIINQAEVTLVSEAESARKDAIQVDAFTFEDYQQETAFKLNQAMKLAESVSC; the protein is encoded by the coding sequence ATGCCTCCCTCCCTCATCCTCCTCATCCTTCTTACGCTCCTCACCCTCGCCCTCCTCATCCTTTTCATCCCCTGGCTGCGCCAACGACTCCTCACCGTCTGGATTGTCAAAGCCATTAAGGCGATGAAACTAATGCCAACCATTTCAGACACGGAGCGAGCCGCGATCGAAGCAGGCACTGTTTGGATTGAGGGTGAGTTTTTTACGGGCAATCCCAATTTTCAGCGGATTCTCAACGAACCCTATCCCCAGGTTTCAGCCGAGTTACAAGCTTTTCTCGATGGTCCAGTGGAAAAGGTGTGTCAGATGGCGAGTGATTGGGAAATTTACCAACGCAAAGATCTGCCACCGGAAGTTTGGGACTATCTCAAACAAGAACGTTTCTTTGGCATGATGATTCCTCAGGAATACGGTGGGTTAGGTTTCTCCAACTTGGCTTATAGCGCGGTGATGGTGAAACTGGCATCGCGATCATTTACTCATGTAGCAACGGTCGGTGTTACAAATTCACTAGGTCCAGCTAAGTTGCTATTACGGTATGGAACTCCTGAGCAAAAAGCTCATTACTTACCCAAATTGGCACGCGGAGAAGAGATTCCATGTTTTGCCCTTACAGAACCAACGGCTGGATCGGATGCGGCGAGTCTGACCTCCCACGGAGAAGTATTTCGGGGCAAAGATGGCAAGTTGTATTTGCGATTGCATTGGAAAAAGCGATACATCACCTTGGGTGCGATCGCAACTCTCTTGGGACTGGCATTTCGTCTGCATGACCCCGAAAACTTACTTGGCAAAGGTCAGGATGTGGGCATTACCTGCGTCTTAGTGCCAACCAATACGCCAGGAGTGGTGATTAATCAGCGTCATGATCCAATGGGGGTACCATTCTACAATTCGCCGACAGAAGGGCATGATGTAATTCTGCCAATTGAGCAAATCATTGGCGGCATCGAACAAGCCGGACAGGGCTGGAAAATGTTGATGCAGAGTCTTGCCGCCGGACGAGGCATTAGTTTCCCAGCAACTTGCACAGGTGTGGCAAAACTGGTGGCACGAGTCACAGGTGCCTATAGTGTAGTGCGGCAGCAGTTTGGACTTTCGATTGGGCGGTTTGAAGGGATTGAGGAACCTCTAGCGCGCATTGGCGGACTGGCTTATTTAATCGATGCAGTGCGGTTGTATACCTGTGGTGCGGTGGATAATGGACAGCAACCTGCGGTTGCCTCTGCGATCGCTAAATATACCACCACAGAACTCTCCCGCAAATTGATTAATGATGGCATGGATATTTTAGGTGGGGCAGGCATTTGTCGCGGACCTCGTAATCTACTGGCAAACATTTATACCGCAACTCCTATTTCCATCACGGTTGAAGGTGCCAATATTCTTACCCGTACATTGATGATTTTTGGGCAGGGGGCAATTCGCTGCCACCCCTACATTTACAAAGAGATTCAAGCCTTGAATGAGAATAATTTAGTCGAATTCGATCGCGTTTTTTGGCAACATGTTGGCTCATTTATTCACAATACAATTCGAGCCATTGTATTAAGTGTGACACGAGGTTTTTTTGTGCGATCGCCTATTCATAATTTCACCGCCCGTTACTACCGCAAACTTACCTGGGCATCGGCGACCTTCGCCTGGTTAACTGATATCGCCCTAATTTGTTTTGGCGGTTCGCTCAAACGCAGAGAAAAGCTCACCGGACGCTTTGCGGATATACTTTCCTGGCTTTATTTAGGCACTGCCACCTTAAGACGCTTTGAAGCAGAAGGTCAACAACTTGAAGATAGAGTTTTTGTTGATTGGGTAATGCAATACGCATTGGCACAAATCCAGATCGCATTTGAAGGGATTTTCAATAATCTCTCAGTGCCAGTACTAGGCACGTTGCTACGCGGTCCACTGCTTACCTACTGGCGACTAAATCCTATTGGCACTTTGCCATCAGACTACCTCGGTAGTCAGGTAGCACACTCATTGCAAAAACCAGGACAGGTTCGCGATCGCCTGACTACAGGCATTCATATTCCCAATGATCAAACTCAAGCACTCGGACGATTAGAACATGCATTGAATCTGGTGTCTCAAGCAGAACCCATTCTTCAAACCATTAAAACTGCAATTCGTACTGGAAAATTGCCTGTTAGAGAAACAATTCACCAATTAGAAGTGGCACATCAAATGGGCATCATCAACCAGGCAGAAGTCACACTAGTTTCTGAAGCTGAATCCGCCCGGAAAGATGCGATTCAAGTCGATGCATTTACATTTGAGGATTACCAGCAAGAAACAGCCTTCAAGCTTAATCAAGCGATGAAACTAGCAGAGTCAGTTAGCTGCTAG
- a CDS encoding cytochrome c biogenesis factor (IMG reference gene:2510094439~PFAM: Tetratricopeptide repeat): protein MKSSTNHWMSATYLGLLLMSGPAIPLLTVSVAQAQAVPVLVQQGYALLNQGRVNEAIAVFQQGTRQFPRSVEAWLGLAIAYRRAGQDANAFQAYEQVLRLEPNNRLALSSIGLLGSYRPEWQMRGIEALTTLLRLNPGDVEARTQRALLYRYQGRFPEALTDYQILLQGNPAPAVLLGAAEAYSYNGNYPQALELYNRYLRTGGKITGYAAIAYARTLRNMGNPGGAVQLLESQLTNKADDLNTQIRVELAQAYVVIQQPAKAFATIEPLRGRADASLPLARAFNELGQKLNNAMLLAESARLYRQVLSQTPNPSLSLLREVADVLSGQATEREAALQLYRQLVQLQPSDRGIQLKRLALERQLGYISRSQLREGVRAIVQPLPSDSTQQQAIAQGLVRIEPEIEFLPVYQALLQNPTINEPFLNFRAAQMLLQRNDLAGARNALAAYTSTPQAVGDLAPQLLAAEIERREGNLDAAAQRYEAIIATNPANYDILVGAVQGLATIRATQGRTGESLSVLDQLIARYPQDVRLQMARAAIAYQAQVITQAQAEAVLNAWLGSRPPTDTPSELYSLVVALPASSQREPLYQLLAEADPNNIPVQVRLIQVIALRDRNEAKAQVIQLVGRSQMMGISAVDAYLLQGELTLAIQDLGLARASFESALALQPLNADALIGLGNVSFQERHFDKAKDFFNRALAIKPRDTGIQRSLIEVKVAQDYPLEAISQIEALQRQQAGGFLAPGLALRRQKIEEDFLKRRGFQPPWERY, encoded by the coding sequence GTGAAATCAAGCACCAACCATTGGATGAGTGCGACCTATCTGGGGCTGCTTTTGATGAGTGGTCCAGCAATTCCATTGCTAACTGTCTCTGTTGCTCAAGCACAGGCAGTTCCAGTTCTAGTTCAGCAGGGATATGCTCTTTTAAATCAGGGACGGGTGAACGAAGCGATCGCAGTTTTTCAGCAGGGAACCCGACAGTTTCCAAGATCGGTAGAAGCGTGGTTAGGGTTGGCGATCGCTTACCGTCGCGCTGGACAGGATGCCAATGCCTTTCAGGCGTATGAGCAGGTATTGCGGCTAGAACCCAATAATCGCCTAGCACTCAGCAGTATTGGCTTACTGGGAAGCTATCGCCCGGAGTGGCAAATGCGCGGGATTGAAGCGTTGACTACCCTGCTGAGATTGAACCCAGGTGATGTGGAAGCCCGGACTCAACGAGCGTTGCTCTATCGTTATCAGGGGCGGTTTCCAGAAGCTCTGACAGATTATCAGATTTTGCTTCAGGGCAATCCAGCACCAGCAGTGCTCCTGGGCGCAGCAGAAGCCTATAGCTACAACGGCAACTATCCACAAGCGCTGGAATTGTACAATCGCTATCTCCGGACGGGCGGCAAAATTACGGGCTATGCCGCGATCGCCTACGCCCGCACGCTGCGCAACATGGGCAATCCGGGAGGAGCCGTACAGCTTTTGGAATCTCAATTAACCAACAAAGCGGATGATCTAAATACTCAAATTCGAGTGGAATTAGCCCAGGCGTATGTGGTAATTCAGCAACCCGCTAAGGCATTCGCAACAATTGAGCCATTGCGAGGTCGTGCAGATGCCTCTTTACCCTTAGCTCGTGCATTTAACGAACTTGGACAAAAGCTGAATAATGCCATGTTACTGGCTGAATCGGCGCGATTGTATCGCCAGGTATTAAGCCAAACCCCCAATCCGTCACTATCTCTCCTGCGAGAAGTGGCAGATGTGCTGAGTGGGCAGGCAACTGAGCGAGAGGCAGCCTTGCAACTATATCGCCAGTTAGTGCAATTGCAACCCAGCGATCGTGGCATTCAGCTTAAACGGTTGGCACTGGAACGACAATTGGGTTATATTTCGCGATCGCAGCTTCGGGAAGGGGTACGGGCAATTGTACAGCCTTTACCCAGTGATTCAACTCAACAACAGGCGATCGCCCAGGGGTTGGTACGAATTGAGCCGGAAATTGAATTTTTGCCTGTTTATCAAGCGCTGCTACAAAACCCCACCATCAACGAACCGTTTCTCAATTTTCGAGCGGCGCAAATGCTACTCCAGCGCAATGATTTAGCAGGTGCCAGAAATGCTCTCGCGGCTTATACCTCAACCCCTCAAGCTGTGGGTGATCTCGCACCGCAACTACTGGCAGCGGAAATTGAACGGCGCGAAGGCAACCTCGATGCTGCCGCACAACGTTACGAAGCTATCATCGCGACCAATCCCGCCAATTACGACATTTTGGTAGGAGCAGTTCAGGGTCTGGCTACGATTCGCGCTACGCAGGGACGCACAGGAGAATCACTATCTGTGCTGGATCAACTGATTGCCCGCTATCCCCAAGACGTGCGGTTACAAATGGCGCGGGCGGCGATCGCTTATCAGGCACAGGTAATCACTCAAGCGCAGGCAGAAGCAGTACTGAATGCCTGGTTGGGTAGCCGTCCTCCCACGGATACGCCATCCGAACTGTATAGCCTGGTGGTAGCCTTGCCTGCTAGTTCCCAGCGGGAACCACTCTATCAACTGCTAGCAGAGGCAGACCCCAACAACATTCCAGTGCAAGTACGGCTGATTCAGGTGATTGCCCTGCGCGATCGCAACGAAGCCAAAGCACAGGTCATACAGCTTGTGGGACGGAGCCAGATGATGGGCATTTCCGCAGTGGATGCTTACCTGCTGCAAGGCGAACTGACGCTGGCAATCCAAGACTTGGGATTAGCAAGAGCTTCGTTTGAGTCGGCATTGGCATTGCAACCGCTGAATGCCGATGCCTTGATTGGTTTAGGGAATGTCTCCTTCCAGGAACGCCATTTTGATAAAGCTAAAGACTTTTTCAATCGGGCACTTGCTATCAAGCCCAGAGATACGGGAATCCAGCGATCGCTGATTGAGGTCAAAGTAGCTCAAGATTACCCCCTGGAAGCTATCTCCCAAATTGAAGCTCTGCAACGACAGCAAGCAGGTGGATTCCTAGCACCAGGGTTAGCCTTACGCCGCCAAAAAATTGAAGAAGACTTCCTCAAACGTCGCGGGTTTCAACCCCCGTGGGAGCGTTACTAA
- a CDS encoding acetyl-CoA acetyltransferase (IMG reference gene:2510094434~PFAM: Thiolase, C-terminal domain; Thiolase, N-terminal domain~TIGRFAM: acetyl-CoA acetyltransferases) produces the protein MKEVYIVSSVRTAVGKALRGTLRNTRPDDLAATVIKGAIAQVHGLVSNQVEDVIMGCAMPEAEQGYNIGRIAALRAGFPDSVPGCTVNRLCASGLQTIAMATQAIAAGQAEVIVAGGVESMSLIPMGGHQFLPNADLLAKNPGSYITMGLTAENVVRHYHISREDQDAFALRSHQRAIAAIKAGHFKNEIIPITIRETYYVDGNTETIELTFDTDEGPRSDTSLEALAQLKPVFHATGTVTAGNASQMSDGAAATVVMSDRLVSELGIQPMARLVGYAVAGVSPEIMGIGPVVAIPKVLKQVGLTLKDISLIELNEAFAAQALAVMRELDLNPDIVNVNGGAIALGHPLGCTGAKLTATLLHELKRRGDRYGMVSMCIGGGMGVAAVFENL, from the coding sequence ATGAAGGAAGTCTACATCGTTAGCAGTGTTCGTACTGCGGTGGGCAAAGCTCTACGGGGAACGCTTCGGAATACTCGCCCTGATGATTTAGCTGCAACCGTAATCAAAGGCGCGATCGCTCAGGTTCATGGACTTGTTTCTAACCAGGTGGAAGACGTAATCATGGGATGTGCCATGCCCGAAGCAGAACAGGGCTATAACATTGGGCGAATAGCAGCGTTACGGGCAGGCTTTCCAGATTCGGTTCCAGGGTGTACAGTCAATCGGCTGTGTGCATCCGGATTGCAGACAATTGCAATGGCAACCCAGGCGATCGCAGCGGGACAGGCAGAGGTGATAGTAGCTGGTGGAGTGGAATCCATGAGCCTGATTCCCATGGGTGGACATCAGTTTTTACCAAATGCCGATTTACTGGCTAAGAACCCTGGCAGTTACATCACAATGGGCTTAACGGCAGAAAATGTTGTGCGACACTATCATATTTCACGGGAAGATCAGGATGCGTTTGCCTTGCGCTCTCATCAACGGGCGATCGCCGCAATCAAAGCCGGACATTTCAAGAACGAAATTATCCCAATCACCATTCGTGAAACCTATTACGTCGATGGCAACACTGAAACCATTGAACTCACTTTTGATACCGATGAAGGTCCTCGCTCCGATACCAGTTTAGAAGCCCTTGCTCAACTCAAACCTGTCTTTCATGCCACAGGCACAGTAACCGCAGGGAACGCCTCTCAAATGTCGGATGGAGCAGCAGCAACGGTTGTGATGAGCGATCGCTTAGTCAGCGAACTGGGGATTCAACCAATGGCACGGCTGGTTGGTTATGCTGTTGCTGGAGTATCTCCTGAAATAATGGGAATTGGTCCAGTTGTAGCGATTCCCAAAGTACTCAAACAAGTTGGACTTACTTTGAAAGATATTAGCTTAATTGAGTTAAACGAAGCATTTGCAGCTCAAGCTCTGGCAGTCATGCGCGAGTTGGATCTGAATCCAGACATTGTGAATGTGAATGGTGGCGCGATCGCCCTCGGTCATCCCCTTGGTTGCACTGGCGCAAAACTCACTGCCACTCTGCTGCATGAACTGAAACGACGTGGCGATCGCTACGGTATGGTTTCCATGTGCATTGGTGGCGGCATGGGCGTAGCAGCCGTGTTTGAAAATCTATAA
- a CDS encoding hypothetical protein (IMG reference gene:2510094438), which produces MPRSSLGLFLRGLSIANSVANQHLVVAAFTLWLFGCMVAPVIATATEGKEASSEEHPLAIAQISEPQPPLLPQATSTNDAPASEKNELPTLGDLIAQTLQSSSPSSSNEGTVAEASSDSTLHLAQLTSPLPAQLPVPYPPSSAKGKTPPPPPTNLVDGTNPGQPSQPTSVSPPGYLPYGMVLVPMHVYGGTPVGFPAGATLPLGSSPPKLAPLPYPVMPYGTAPLPTGYSYGAVPGTPIIFAPQGMPAYPAHMAPAGAPLPALPRPMGYAVYPGNYPLGNYPSGNYPSGMMLPPIPYSYGISLPSNTLPAAPSPHSASTPGMALPPPAYPYGMVLIPPGAYPTGLQPSVYPIGVPPTTQILPTGVMPFPAYPVPSPEAQFPQAQPLPVQSPQGQPLLPLPSTPTPGTTSTNSKPLIRSTALNQPELKFQGAYIYQGSEGSGRARVTGTLPLTPRVLVGGTLDFVDGRAFTDSENQGINLNELYVATSIPDLPNLRFVVGQLDLTSYFDRNSFAKDGASMFFNPVFQTNPALAATGIGSRQAALVNWSITDNAEAKAAIFSSSRELNDFSVDGFAGELGIRFGNTIVRGTYATNRDGGRRDGFREIFQVDRGNGRTGLLRDDREEAFGINAETYFPDIKMGIFGRYGHYYNRGINRTANTYSFGVTFLDLLTKNDRLGIAYGRELSNESLRRRAGDRKPDVFEVFYDFALLPNLRLGFSFQAADNFSETILGIRVKTDFDLIAPRQPR; this is translated from the coding sequence ATGCCTAGATCATCTCTTGGCTTGTTCCTACGTGGTTTGTCGATAGCAAACTCGGTCGCAAATCAGCACTTAGTTGTCGCAGCGTTTACTTTGTGGCTATTTGGATGCATGGTAGCCCCAGTCATAGCAACTGCAACAGAAGGGAAAGAAGCCAGTTCAGAAGAGCACCCCTTGGCGATCGCTCAGATATCTGAGCCACAGCCCCCTTTATTACCCCAGGCAACTTCCACAAATGACGCTCCAGCCTCTGAGAAAAATGAGCTTCCCACATTAGGCGATCTGATTGCGCAAACATTACAGTCTTCATCTCCATCGTCATCCAACGAGGGAACTGTGGCTGAAGCCTCCAGTGATTCAACACTTCACCTCGCTCAACTCACATCCCCTCTTCCTGCCCAATTACCCGTTCCTTACCCCCCTTCATCAGCTAAAGGGAAAACTCCACCGCCACCCCCCACTAATCTTGTGGATGGCACAAATCCAGGACAGCCGTCTCAACCCACCAGTGTTTCACCTCCGGGCTATCTCCCCTATGGCATGGTTCTGGTGCCCATGCATGTTTATGGCGGAACACCCGTCGGGTTTCCAGCAGGCGCAACCCTTCCATTAGGTTCATCCCCACCTAAGTTAGCACCCCTGCCCTATCCGGTCATGCCTTATGGAACTGCACCCCTGCCAACGGGCTATTCCTATGGGGCAGTACCTGGAACCCCGATAATTTTCGCTCCCCAAGGGATGCCTGCTTATCCAGCACATATGGCTCCTGCTGGTGCTCCCTTGCCAGCCTTGCCTCGCCCAATGGGGTATGCTGTCTATCCGGGTAACTATCCATTGGGTAACTATCCATCGGGTAACTATCCATCAGGAATGATGTTGCCGCCCATTCCTTACTCCTATGGCATCAGTCTGCCGTCTAATACCTTACCGGCAGCGCCATCTCCCCACAGCGCGTCAACTCCTGGCATGGCCCTGCCGCCTCCTGCCTATCCTTATGGCATGGTTCTGATTCCACCTGGGGCTTACCCAACTGGACTACAACCTAGCGTCTATCCCATCGGAGTGCCACCCACAACACAAATACTTCCAACTGGAGTCATGCCTTTTCCGGCGTACCCAGTCCCTTCTCCTGAAGCACAATTTCCTCAGGCGCAACCATTGCCAGTTCAATCTCCACAAGGGCAGCCATTACTCCCACTTCCTTCAACTCCAACACCAGGAACAACTTCAACAAATAGCAAACCACTGATTCGCTCAACTGCCCTGAATCAGCCAGAACTTAAGTTTCAAGGCGCTTACATCTACCAGGGAAGTGAAGGATCGGGGCGGGCACGAGTCACCGGAACGTTACCATTGACGCCGCGGGTGTTGGTAGGAGGAACGTTGGACTTTGTTGATGGTCGGGCGTTTACTGATTCTGAGAATCAAGGGATTAACTTGAATGAACTGTATGTGGCAACGTCCATCCCCGATTTGCCGAATCTGCGGTTTGTGGTAGGGCAGTTGGATTTGACTTCCTATTTTGACCGCAACAGTTTTGCCAAAGATGGTGCCAGTATGTTCTTCAACCCAGTGTTCCAGACCAACCCAGCACTGGCAGCAACAGGGATTGGTTCCCGGCAGGCAGCGTTAGTAAACTGGAGCATTACGGACAATGCCGAAGCCAAAGCCGCAATCTTTTCTTCATCCCGTGAGTTGAATGACTTTAGTGTGGATGGGTTTGCGGGAGAGTTGGGCATTCGCTTTGGCAATACGATTGTGCGGGGCACCTACGCTACCAATCGCGATGGTGGACGCCGAGATGGGTTCCGAGAGATTTTCCAGGTTGATCGCGGCAATGGACGTACTGGACTGCTGCGAGACGATCGCGAAGAAGCCTTTGGGATTAATGCCGAAACCTATTTCCCAGACATCAAAATGGGCATTTTTGGGCGCTATGGGCATTACTACAATCGGGGCATCAACCGCACAGCAAATACCTATAGTTTCGGGGTGACTTTCCTGGATTTATTGACTAAAAACGATCGCCTGGGCATCGCTTATGGACGAGAACTATCCAATGAAAGCTTGCGACGACGGGCAGGCGATCGCAAGCCAGATGTTTTTGAAGTGTTTTATGACTTTGCCTTATTGCCTAACTTACGGTTGGGATTTTCATTCCAGGCGGCTGATAATTTTTCAGAAACCATCCTGGGAATTCGAGTTAAAACTGATTTTGACTTAATTGCGCCTAGACAACCGCGATAA